A genomic region of Rhizobium sp. NXC24 contains the following coding sequences:
- a CDS encoding ribonuclease D, with protein MAATIRYHEGDISAADAARYTGAIAIDTETLGLIPRRDRLCVVQLSPGDGTADVIRIASGQKEAPNLVAMLADPAREKIFHYGRFDIAVLFHTFGVTTTPVFCTKIASRLCRTYTDRHGLKDNLKEMLEVDISKAQQSSDWAAETLSPAQLEYAASDVLYLHALRDKLKERLVRDGRIEHANACFTFLPTRAKLDLLGWEETDIFAHS; from the coding sequence ATGGCCGCCACCATCCGTTATCACGAAGGCGATATTTCCGCGGCCGATGCCGCCCGCTACACCGGCGCCATAGCGATCGATACCGAAACGCTCGGCCTTATTCCGCGCCGCGACCGGCTCTGCGTGGTGCAGCTTTCGCCGGGTGACGGCACCGCTGATGTGATCCGCATCGCCTCCGGCCAGAAAGAGGCGCCGAACCTCGTCGCCATGCTGGCCGATCCCGCGCGCGAGAAGATCTTTCACTACGGCCGCTTCGATATCGCCGTGCTGTTCCACACGTTCGGTGTCACCACCACGCCGGTTTTCTGCACCAAGATCGCCTCGCGCCTCTGCCGCACCTATACGGACCGCCATGGCCTCAAGGACAATCTCAAGGAGATGCTGGAGGTCGATATTTCCAAGGCGCAGCAGTCTTCCGACTGGGCGGCTGAGACGCTCTCGCCGGCGCAGCTCGAATATGCCGCCTCTGATGTGCTTTACCTGCATGCGCTGCGCGACAAGTTGAAGGAACGCCTTGTGCGCGACGGTCGCATCGAGCATGCCAATGCCTGCTTCACCTTCCTGCCGACCCGGGCGAAGCTGGACCTCCTCGGCTGGGAAGAGACCGATATCTTCGCGCATAGCTGA